Proteins encoded within one genomic window of Brassica rapa cultivar Chiifu-401-42 chromosome A09, CAAS_Brap_v3.01, whole genome shotgun sequence:
- the LOC103841391 gene encoding monothiol glutaredoxin-S14, chloroplastic, with translation MALRSVKAPTSIPPGVIVSSSVINKPHSLGFASTPTASLAVRSNLKLKPASPRAAKFRCSAASSSSALTPQLRDTLEKLVNSEKVVLFMKGTRDFPMCGFSNTVVQILKSLNVSFEDVNILENEMVRQGLKEYSSWPTFPQLYIDGEFFGGCDITLEAFQSGELQEAVEKAMCS, from the coding sequence ATGGCTCTCCGATCTGTCAAAGCTCCGACCTCCATACCTCCCGGCGTCATCGTCTCCTCCTCAGTTATCAACAAGCCACACTCTCTCGGATTCGCCTCCACACCGACGGCATCACTCGCCGTCCGTTCCAATCTCAAACTCAAACCAGCTTCTCCCCGCGCCGCGAAATTCCGATGCTCCGCGGCGTCGTCGTCGTCGGCGCTCACGCCGCAGCTGAGAGACACGCTGGAGAAGCTGGTGAACTCGGAGAAAGTGGTGCTGTTCATGAAAGGGACGAGGGACTTTCCGATGTGCGGATTCTCGAACACGGTGGTGCAGATCCTGAAGAGTCTGAACGTGTCTTTCGAAGATGTGAACATTCTCGAGAACGAGATGGTGAGGCAAGGGTTGAAAGAGTACTCGAGTTGGCCGACGTTTCCTCAGCTTTACATCGACGGTGAGTTTTTCGGGGGTTGTGATATTACTCTCGAGGCGTTTCAGAGTGGAGAGTTGCAGGAAGCTGTCGAAAAAGCTATGTGCTCTTGA
- the LOC103841399 gene encoding FBD-associated F-box protein At4g10400 isoform X3: MDIISGLPDELLVKILLLVPTKVAVSTSILSKRWEYLWMWLPKLDYGPRDCSESECEKLRCFLDRNLPLHRAPVIESFSLDLCCSRFKPENINMWIGIAVSHCLRELEMLYESDPAKPFVLPSNLYACKSLVVLKLDGDILLDVPTMASLPSLKTMNLQSVRYSSDKTLPLLLSKCPLLEDLVLDLCEDDTPRYLGVVVPSLQSLSLSILYNNHIIDGFVLTTPALKYFKLMDYNEHYCLIENMPNLIEAYLDVDCPDIKNLIESITSVKRLSICSKAMFDEGFVFNQLEHLKVCICKDHSSNQLFRLLKSSTILQELNLFSMEDHEPQGMDDWNEPSTVPECLLSSLQTLSWSGDYIGEPQERDIVVYILKHALHLKTATIKSYESAVPKFDMLQELALSSRASAACQPMFECASED, from the exons ATGGACATAATCAGTGGGTTGCCTGATGAACTGCTTGTTAAGATATTACTGTTGGTTCCGACAAAAGTTGCTGTATCCACAAGCATCTTGTCCAAACGGTGGGAGTATCTTTGGATGTGGTTGCCTAAACTTGATTACGGTCCTCGCGACTGTTCAGAGTCTGAATGCGAGAAGCTAAGGTGTTTTCTAGACAGAAATTTGCCTTTACATAGAGCTCCGGTTATCGAAAGCTTCTCTCTTGACTTATGCTGTTCACGATTTAAACCGGAGAATATCAACATGTGGATTGGAATAGCTGTTTCCCACTGCCTACGTGAGCTGGAGATGCTATATGAGTCTGATCCGGCTAAGCCATTCGTGTTGCCGAGTAACTTGTATGCCTGCAAATCTCTCGTGGTCTTGAAACTTGATGGAGATATCCTCTTGGATGTTCCTACAATGGCGTCTCTTCCCTCGCTGAAAACTATGAATCTTCAAAGTGTGAGATACTCCAGTGACAAAACTCTTCCACTGCTTCTATCAAAATGCCCACTTCTTGAAGATCTTGTGTTGGATTTATGTGAGGATGATACCCCGAGATATCTGGGAGTTGTTGTTCCGTCTTTGCAGAGTTTGTCACTCTCTATACTCTATAATAATCATATTATAGATGGGTTTGTGCTAACAACTCCTGCTTTGAAGTATTTCAAACTTATGGACTATAATGAACACTACTGTCTGATCGAGAATATGCCTAACCTGATCGAGGCATATTTAGATGTTGATTGTCCTGATATCAAGAATCTAATTGAGTCAATCACATCTGTCAAGCGTCTTTCAATATGTTCAAAG GCTATGTTTGATGAAGGTTTTGTCTTCAACCAGCTTGAGCATCTGAAGGTATGTATATGCAAAGACCATTCCTCCAATCAACTTTTCAGGCTGCTCAAATCTTCTACGATATTGCAAGAATTAAACCTTTTCTCAATGGAG GATCATGAGCCTCAAGGCATGGATGACTGGAATGAACCAAGTACTGTTCCTGAATGTTTGTTGTCGAGTCTACAAACTCTCAGCTGGTCGGGGGATTACATAGGAGAACCACAAGAGAGAGATATTGTGGTTTACATTTTGAAGCATGCTCTTCACCTAAAGACTGCAACTATCAAGTCATATGAATCGGCTGTTCCAAAATTTGATATGTTACAGGAGTTGGCACTTTCTTCTAGAGCTTCAGCTGCATGCCAACCCATGTTCGAATGCGCATCTGAAGATTAA
- the LOC103841399 gene encoding FBD-associated F-box protein At4g10400 isoform X2, with the protein MDRISGLSDELLVKILLFVPTKVAVSTSILSKRWEYLWMWLPRLEYGHKDCSEPESKRLQCFLDRNLPLHRAPAIESFRLELDNSVFKPENIKMCVVNAVYHSVRELEIVYESYSAKPNILPSNLYTCISLVILKLDGEILLDVPRMVSLPSLKTMKLQKVRYFNEETLQQLLSSCPVLEDLVVDLDEEDTTRKLTVVVPSLQSLSLVIPWSNDIYGFVMDTPALKYFKLVDDNQKSHYCLIEHMPNLIEAHLDIAFPDIKSLIGSITSVKRLSICSQAMFDEGFVFNQLEHLKVCICKDHSSNQLFRLLKSSTILQELNLFSMEDHEPQGMDDWNEPSTVPECLLSSLQTLSWSGDYIGEPQERDIVVYILKHALHLKTATIKSYESAVPKFDMLQELALSSRASAACQPMFECASED; encoded by the exons ATGGACAGAATCAGTGGGTTGTCGGATGAACTGCTTGTTAAGATATTACTGTTTGTTCCGACAAAAGTTGCTGTGTCCACAAGCATTTTGTCGAAACGGTGGGAGTATCTTTGGATGTGGTTGCCTAGACTTGAATACGGTCATAAAGATTGTTCAGAGCCCGAATCCAAGAGGCTACAGTGTTTTCTTGATCGAAATCTGCCGTTACATAGAGCTCCTGCTATAGAAAGCTTCCGTCTTGAATTGGATAATTCAGTCTTTAAACCGGAGAATATCAAGATGTGTGTTGTAAACGCAGTTTATCACTCCGTACGTGAGCTGGAGATAGTATATGAGTCTTATTCGGCTAAGCCAAACATATTGCCGAGTAACTTGTACACATGCATATCTCTCGTGATCTTGAAACTTGATGGGGAGATCCTCTTGGATGTTCCTCGGATGGTTTCTCTTCCCTCTCTCAAAACTATGAAGCTTCAAAAAGTGAGATACTTCAATGAAGAAACTCTTCAACAGCTTCTATCTAGTTGCCCAGTTCTGGAAGATCTAGTGGTGGATTTAGATGAGGAAGACACAACTCGAAAGTTGACGGTTGTTGTTCCATCTTTGCAGAGTTTGTCACTCGTTATACCCTGGAGTAATGATATATATGGGTTTGTGATGGACACTCCTGCTTTAAAGTATTTCAAACTTGTGGATGATAATCAGAAGAGTCACTACTGTTTGATTGAGCATATGCCTAACCTGATCGAGGCACATTTAGATATTGCATTCCCTGATATCAAGAGTCTTATTGGATCAATCACTTCTGTCAAGCGTCTTTCAATA TGTTCACAGGCTATGTTTGATGAAGGTTTTGTCTTCAACCAGCTTGAGCATCTGAAGGTATGTATATGCAAAGACCATTCCTCCAATCAACTTTTCAGGCTGCTCAAATCTTCTACGATATTGCAAGAATTAAACCTTTTCTCAATGGAG GATCATGAGCCTCAAGGCATGGATGACTGGAATGAACCAAGTACTGTTCCTGAATGTTTGTTGTCGAGTCTACAAACTCTCAGCTGGTCGGGGGATTACATAGGAGAACCACAAGAGAGAGATATTGTGGTTTACATTTTGAAGCATGCTCTTCACCTAAAGACTGCAACTATCAAGTCATATGAATCGGCTGTTCCAAAATTTGATATGTTACAGGAGTTGGCACTTTCTTCTAGAGCTTCAGCTGCATGCCAACCCATGTTCGAATGCGCATCTGAAGATTAA
- the LOC103841399 gene encoding FBD-associated F-box protein At4g10400 isoform X1: MDIISGLPDELLVKILLLVPTKVAVSTSILSKRWEYLWMWLPKLDYGPRDCSESECEKLRCFLDRNLPLHRAPVIESFSLDLCCSRFKPENINMWIGIAVSHCLRELEMLYESDPAKPFVLPSNLYACKSLVVLKLDGDILLDVPTMASLPSLKTMNLQSVRYSSDKTLPLLLSKCPLLEDLVLDLCEDDTPRYLGVVVPSLQSLSLSILYNNHIIDGFVLTTPALKYFKLMDYNEHYCLIENMPNLIEAYLDVDCPDIKNLIESITSVKRLSICSKAMLDEGFVFNQLEHLEVCLCMEHSSNQLFRLLKASSNLKRLDISLMHGHVSQGMDDWNQPTTVPECILSSLQTLNWSAEYTGEPQERDIAVYILKHALHLKTATIKSSELEVTKSEMLKELELSPRASAACQLMFEEVEKTRQG; this comes from the exons ATGGACATAATCAGTGGGTTGCCTGATGAACTGCTTGTTAAGATATTACTGTTGGTTCCGACAAAAGTTGCTGTATCCACAAGCATCTTGTCCAAACGGTGGGAGTATCTTTGGATGTGGTTGCCTAAACTTGATTACGGTCCTCGCGACTGTTCAGAGTCTGAATGCGAGAAGCTAAGGTGTTTTCTAGACAGAAATTTGCCTTTACATAGAGCTCCGGTTATCGAAAGCTTCTCTCTTGACTTATGCTGTTCACGATTTAAACCGGAGAATATCAACATGTGGATTGGAATAGCTGTTTCCCACTGCCTACGTGAGCTGGAGATGCTATATGAGTCTGATCCGGCTAAGCCATTCGTGTTGCCGAGTAACTTGTATGCCTGCAAATCTCTCGTGGTCTTGAAACTTGATGGAGATATCCTCTTGGATGTTCCTACAATGGCGTCTCTTCCCTCGCTGAAAACTATGAATCTTCAAAGTGTGAGATACTCCAGTGACAAAACTCTTCCACTGCTTCTATCAAAATGCCCACTTCTTGAAGATCTTGTGTTGGATTTATGTGAGGATGATACCCCGAGATATCTGGGAGTTGTTGTTCCGTCTTTGCAGAGTTTGTCACTCTCTATACTCTATAATAATCATATTATAGATGGGTTTGTGCTAACAACTCCTGCTTTGAAGTATTTCAAACTTATGGACTATAATGAACACTACTGTCTGATCGAGAATATGCCTAACCTGATCGAGGCATATTTAGATGTTGATTGTCCTGATATCAAGAATCTAATTGAGTCAATCACATCTGTCAAGCGTCTTTCAATATGTTCAAAG GCTATGCTTGATGAAGGTTTTGTCTTCAACCAGCTTGAACATCTGGAGGTATGTTTATGCATGGAGCATTCCTCGAATCAACTTTTCCGGCTGCTCAAAGCTTCTTCTAACTTGAAGAGACTGGACATTTCCTTAATGCAT GGTCACGTGTCTCAAGGTATGGACGACTGGAATCAACCAACTACCGTTCCTGAATGTATCCTGTCGTCTTTACAAACTCTCAACTGGTCGGCGGAGTACACAGGAGAACCACAAGAGAGAGATATTGCGGTTTACATTCTGAAACATGCTCTTCACTTAAAGACTGCAACAATCAAGTCATCTGAATTGGAAGTTACAAAATCTGAGATGTTAAAGGAGTTGGAACTTTCGCCTAGAGCTTCAGCTGCATGCCAACTCATGTTCGA AGAAGTAGAAAAAACCCGTCAAGGCTAA